In bacterium, a single window of DNA contains:
- a CDS encoding OmpH family outer membrane protein: MIVRTTLALALSLLCAFTAAARAAELKIGYVDLQRALNESDAGKAAKERFKVQVDRLQVDLKKKKDALDSMKEQLEKKSAVMKAEEARNLESDYQKKLRDFERAYKDSQGELQQKDSELTVELLKELQVVIEGFGKEQGYSIILEQSSSSVLYGSPELDLTEQIIARYNARKK; the protein is encoded by the coding sequence ATGATCGTACGCACCACCCTGGCGCTGGCGCTCAGCCTGCTGTGCGCGTTCACTGCCGCCGCCCGGGCGGCCGAGCTGAAGATCGGCTACGTCGACCTGCAGCGCGCGCTCAACGAGAGCGACGCCGGCAAGGCCGCCAAGGAGCGCTTCAAGGTTCAGGTGGACCGCCTGCAGGTGGACCTGAAGAAGAAGAAGGACGCGCTCGACAGCATGAAGGAGCAGTTGGAGAAGAAGTCGGCGGTGATGAAGGCCGAGGAGGCGCGCAACCTGGAGAGCGACTACCAGAAGAAGCTGCGCGACTTCGAGCGCGCCTACAAGGATTCGCAGGGCGAGCTGCAGCAGAAGGACAGCGAGCTGACCGTCGAGCTCCTCAAGGAGCTGCAGGTGGTCATCGAGGGATTCGGCAAGGAGCAGGGCTACAGCATCATCCTCGAGCAATCGAGCAGCAGCGTGTTGTACGGCTCGCCCGAGCTCGACCTCACCGAGCAGATCATCGCCCGTTACAACGCGCGGAAGAAGTAG